One Fundulus heteroclitus isolate FHET01 chromosome 11, MU-UCD_Fhet_4.1, whole genome shotgun sequence DNA segment encodes these proteins:
- the stoml3b gene encoding stomatin (EPB72)-like 3b, whose product MEMEDQMESQKRRGVSKDNLISEGPIGSLGCIGWFLVIVSGFFVFLTFPITIWFCFKIVQEYERAVIFRLGRITGRKAKGPGIFFILPCTDSIVKVDLRTVSFDIPPQEILTKDSVTVCVDGVVYFRVSDPIASVANVTNADFSTRLLAQTTLRNVLGTKNLAEVLSDREGIAHSMQSNLDEATDNWGIKVERVEIKDVKLPTQLQRAMAAEAEAAREARAKVIAAEGEMNASRALKEASLVIAESPSALQLRYLQTLNTIAAEKNSTIIFPLPMDIVSHFMRK is encoded by the exons ATGGAAATGGAAGACCAAATGGAAAGCCAGAAGAGAAGAGGCGTGAGCAAAGATAACCTAATAT CCGAAGGGCCCATTGGATCTCTGGGGTGCATCGGCTGGTTTTTGGTAATTGTCTCAGGATTCTTCGTTTTTCTGACCTTCCCGATCACAATCTGGTTTTGTTTTAAG ATTGTTCAAGAGTACGAGCGGGCCGTCATCTTCAGGCTGGGTCGCATCACAGGCCGAAAGGCAAAAGGACCAG gaattttcttcattttgccATGCACCGATTCCATCGTGAAAGTGGACCTGAGAACTGTGTCATTTGACATCCCACCACAGGAG ATTCTGACTAAAGATTCAGTCACCGTGTGTGTGGATGGCGTGGTGTACTTCCGAGTTAGTGACCCCATCGCCTCTGTGGCCAATGTGACTAACGCTGACTTCTCCACTCGGCTGCTGGCACAAACCACCCTCAGAAATGTTCTTGGCACCAAGAACCTTGCGGAGGTCTTGTCAGATCGTGAGGGCATCGCTCACAGCATGCAG TCAAACCTGGATGAGGCCACGGACAACTGGGGCATCAAGGTGGAGCGTGTGGAGATCAAAGATGTGAAGCTGCCTACTCAGCTGCAGAGAGCCATGGCAGCTGAAGCTGAAGCAGCTCGAGAGGCCAGGGCTAAG GTGATTGCAGCAGAGGGTGAAATGAACGCCTCTCGCGCCCTGAAGGAGGCCTCTCTTGTGATCGCAGAGTCTCCGTCAGCCCTGCAGCTCCGCTACCTGCAGACTCTCAACACCATCGCAGCAGAAAAGAACTCCACCATCATCTTCCCACTGCCCATGGATATCGTGTCTCATTTCATGCGCAAGTGA